In Citrobacter sp. RHB25-C09, the following proteins share a genomic window:
- the chbB gene encoding PTS N,N'-diacetylchitobiose transporter subunit IIB, producing the protein MEKKHIYLFCSAGMSTSLLVSKMRAQAEKYEVPVIIEAFPETLAGEKGPTADVVLLGPQIAYMLPEIQRLLPDKPVEVIDSLLYGKVDGLGVLKAAVAAIKKAAAN; encoded by the coding sequence ATGGAAAAGAAACACATTTATCTGTTTTGCTCTGCGGGCATGTCTACATCTTTGCTGGTTTCGAAGATGCGTGCGCAGGCTGAAAAATATGAAGTGCCGGTTATTATTGAAGCATTTCCAGAAACACTGGCCGGAGAAAAAGGCCCAACAGCCGATGTCGTCTTATTAGGCCCGCAAATTGCTTATATGTTGCCCGAAATTCAGCGTTTGTTACCTGACAAACCTGTAGAAGTGATTGACTCGCTGTTGTATGGCAAAGTCGATGGTTTAGGCGTGCTTAAGGCTGCAGTTGCAGCAATTAAAAAAGCCGCTGCGAATTAA
- the chbR gene encoding transcriptional regulator ChbR codes for MMQLQAIAPEITTAREQQLFNGKNFHVFIYNKTESACGLHQHDYYEFTLVLTGRYYQEINGKRVLLERGDFVFVPLGSHHQSFYEFGATRILNVGISRRFFEQHYGPLMPYCFVASQVYRTNSAFLTYVETVISSLNFRDTGLEEFVEVVTFYIINRLRHYREEQVLDDIPQWLKATVEAMHDKRQFAEHALENMVALSAKSQEYLTRATQRYYSKTPMQLINEIRINFAKKQLEMTNYSVTDIAYEAGYSSPSLFIKTFKKMTSFTPNSYRKKLTQYNQ; via the coding sequence ATGATGCAACTACAGGCCATCGCACCGGAAATTACCACTGCGCGTGAGCAGCAGTTGTTTAATGGCAAGAATTTCCATGTCTTTATCTACAACAAGACGGAGAGCGCCTGCGGTTTACATCAGCATGATTACTATGAGTTTACGCTGGTTTTGACCGGCCGCTATTATCAGGAAATCAACGGTAAACGCGTGCTGCTGGAGCGTGGGGACTTTGTGTTCGTTCCGCTGGGTTCGCATCATCAGAGCTTCTACGAGTTTGGCGCAACGCGCATTTTGAACGTTGGGATCAGCAGACGTTTTTTTGAACAGCACTACGGCCCGTTAATGCCATACTGCTTTGTGGCCTCGCAGGTCTATCGCACCAACAGCGCTTTTTTAACCTATGTCGAGACGGTAATCTCCTCACTCAACTTTCGCGATACCGGGCTGGAAGAATTTGTCGAAGTGGTCACCTTCTACATAATTAACCGCCTGCGACATTATCGTGAGGAGCAGGTTCTGGATGATATTCCGCAATGGTTAAAGGCCACTGTCGAGGCCATGCACGATAAAAGGCAGTTTGCTGAGCATGCGCTGGAAAATATGGTTGCCCTGTCCGCAAAATCACAGGAATACCTGACACGCGCAACGCAGCGTTATTACAGCAAAACGCCGATGCAATTAATTAATGAAATTCGCATCAATTTTGCTAAAAAGCAGTTAGAAATGACCAACTATTCTGTCACTGATATTGCTTATGAAGCAGGATACAGTAGTCCAAGTCTGTTTATAAAAACGTTTAAAAAAATGACGTCATTTACGCCAAATAGCTATCGTAAAAAGCTAACGCAATATAATCAGTAA
- the nadE gene encoding ammonia-dependent NAD(+) synthetase, with product MALQQEIIKALGAKPHINPAEEIRRSVDFLKAYLQRYPFLKSLVLGISGGQDSTLAGKLCQMAISELRAETGNDALQFIAVRLPYGVQFDEQDCQDALTFIQPDRVLTVNIKGSVLASEQALREAGIELSDFVRGNEKARERMKAQYSIAGMTSGVVVGTDHAAEAITGFFTKYGDGGTDINPLFRLNKRQGKQLLAALGCPEHLYKKAPTADLEDDRPSLPDEAALGVTYENIDDYLEGKAIDPAIAKIIEGWYLKTEHKRRPPITVFDDFWKK from the coding sequence ATGGCTCTGCAACAAGAGATCATCAAAGCGCTCGGCGCTAAACCGCACATTAATCCAGCGGAAGAGATCCGCCGCAGCGTGGATTTCCTCAAAGCCTATCTGCAACGGTATCCTTTCCTGAAAAGCCTTGTGCTGGGGATCAGCGGCGGGCAGGACTCTACGCTGGCGGGAAAACTTTGCCAGATGGCGATTAGCGAGCTGCGCGCAGAAACTGGCAATGATGCCCTGCAATTTATCGCAGTGCGCCTGCCTTATGGCGTGCAGTTCGACGAGCAGGACTGTCAGGATGCCCTTACGTTTATCCAGCCTGATCGGGTGCTCACCGTTAATATCAAAGGTTCAGTGCTGGCAAGCGAACAGGCGCTGCGCGAAGCTGGCATCGAGTTAAGTGATTTTGTGCGCGGCAATGAAAAAGCGCGCGAGCGCATGAAGGCCCAGTACAGTATCGCCGGAATGACCAGCGGCGTGGTGGTCGGCACTGACCATGCAGCAGAAGCTATTACCGGTTTCTTCACCAAATACGGCGACGGCGGCACCGACATTAACCCCCTGTTCCGCCTCAACAAGCGTCAGGGTAAGCAATTGCTGGCGGCGTTAGGTTGTCCGGAACATCTTTATAAGAAAGCACCCACCGCTGACCTGGAAGACGATCGCCCTTCTCTCCCCGATGAAGCCGCGCTCGGCGTCACCTATGAAAATATTGATGATTACCTGGAAGGTAAAGCGATCGATCCCGCCATCGCAAAAATCATTGAAGGGTGGTATCTGAAGACGGAGCATAAGCGTCGGCCTCCGATTACCGTGTTTGACGACTTCTGGAAGAAATAA
- the chbC gene encoding PTS N,N'-diacetylchitobiose transporter subunit IIC, producing the protein MSNVIASLEKVLLPFAVKIGKQPHVNAIKNGFIRLMPLTLAGAMFVLINNVFLSFGEGSFFYSMGIRLDASTIETLNSFKGIGGNVYNGTLGIMSLMAPFFIGMALAEERKVDSLAAGLLSVAAFMTVTPYSVGEAYAVGANWLGGANIISGIIIGLVVAEMFTFVIRRNWVIKLPDSVPASVSRSFSALIPGFIILSVMGIIGWALNNWGTNFHQIIMDTISTPLASLGSVVGWAYVLFVPLLWFFGIHGSLALTALDSGIMTPWALENIAIYQQYGSVDAALAAGKTFHIWAKPMLDSYIFLGGSGATLGLIIAIFLASRRADYRQVAKLALPSGIFQINEPILFGLPIIMNPVMFIPFILVQPILAAITLIAYYLGIIPPITNIAPWTMPTGLGAFFNTNGSVAALLVALFNLGIATLIYLPFVVVANKAQNVIDKEESEEDIANALKF; encoded by the coding sequence ATGAGTAACGTCATTGCTTCACTTGAAAAGGTACTCCTTCCTTTTGCTGTCAAAATAGGAAAGCAGCCGCACGTTAATGCAATCAAAAACGGTTTTATTCGCTTAATGCCGTTAACCCTCGCAGGGGCCATGTTTGTATTAATAAATAACGTTTTCCTCAGCTTTGGGGAGGGGTCATTTTTTTATTCCATGGGTATTCGCCTCGATGCTTCTACCATTGAAACGTTAAATAGTTTTAAAGGTATCGGCGGAAACGTCTACAACGGTACGCTGGGTATTATGTCTCTGATGGCTCCCTTCTTTATTGGGATGGCGCTGGCAGAGGAGCGTAAAGTTGACTCCCTGGCAGCGGGACTTTTATCCGTAGCCGCGTTTATGACTGTCACCCCTTACAGCGTGGGTGAGGCTTATGCCGTCGGCGCGAACTGGTTGGGCGGCGCGAATATCATTTCCGGTATTATTATCGGTCTGGTGGTCGCGGAAATGTTCACCTTCGTGATCCGTCGCAATTGGGTCATTAAATTACCCGACAGTGTCCCTGCCTCCGTATCGCGTTCATTCTCAGCGTTAATTCCGGGCTTTATTATCCTTTCTGTGATGGGGATCATCGGTTGGGCGCTGAACAACTGGGGAACAAACTTCCACCAGATCATCATGGACACCATTTCTACACCGCTGGCCTCTCTGGGTAGCGTTGTGGGTTGGGCCTATGTCCTGTTCGTTCCGCTGCTGTGGTTCTTCGGTATCCACGGTTCCCTGGCGCTGACCGCGCTGGATAGCGGGATTATGACGCCATGGGCACTGGAAAACATCGCCATCTACCAGCAGTACGGTTCTGTTGATGCCGCGCTGGCCGCGGGTAAAACGTTCCACATCTGGGCGAAGCCGATGCTGGACTCCTATATTTTCCTCGGTGGTAGCGGTGCAACCCTCGGTTTGATTATTGCTATCTTCCTGGCATCCCGCCGTGCGGATTATCGTCAGGTCGCAAAACTGGCGCTGCCATCCGGTATCTTCCAGATTAACGAACCGATTCTGTTCGGTCTGCCGATCATCATGAACCCGGTTATGTTTATCCCGTTCATTTTGGTTCAGCCGATTCTGGCCGCCATCACGCTGATTGCTTACTATCTGGGTATCATCCCGCCGATTACCAACATCGCGCCGTGGACAATGCCAACCGGTCTGGGGGCGTTCTTTAATACCAACGGAAGCGTCGCCGCGCTGTTGGTCGCACTGTTCAACTTAGGGATCGCCACGCTGATTTACCTGCCATTCGTGGTGGTGGCGAACAAAGCGCAGAACGTGATCGACAAAGAAGAGAGCGAAGAAGACATCGCTAACGCACTGAAATTCTAA
- the osmE gene encoding osmotically-inducible lipoprotein OsmE translates to MNKNIAGILGAAAVLTMLAGCTAYDRTKDQFVQPVVKDVKKGMSRAQVAQIAGKPSSEVSMVHARGTCQTYILGQRDGKAETYFVALDDTGHVINSGYQSCAEYDTDPQAAKQ, encoded by the coding sequence ATGAACAAGAATATAGCAGGAATTCTGGGTGCAGCGGCGGTATTGACTATGCTGGCAGGATGTACGGCGTATGACCGTACCAAAGATCAATTTGTCCAACCTGTGGTGAAAGACGTTAAAAAAGGCATGAGCCGGGCGCAGGTTGCACAGATTGCGGGGAAACCTTCATCTGAAGTGAGCATGGTTCACGCTCGCGGTACCTGTCAGACATACATCCTGGGTCAACGTGATGGTAAAGCAGAAACCTATTTTGTCGCCCTGGATGATACAGGTCATGTCATAAACTCAGGCTACCAGAGCTGTGCTGAATACGACACCGACCCACAGGCAGCTAAGCAGTAA
- the chbA gene encoding PTS N,N'-diacetylchitobiose transporter subunit IIA: MMDLDNITDSQTEAEELEEVVMGLIINSGQARSLAYAALKQAKQGDFEAAKAMMDKSRLALNEAHLVQTKLIEGDQGEGKMKVSLVLVHAQDHLMTSMLARELVTELIELHEKLSK, translated from the coding sequence ATGATGGATCTCGACAACATTACGGATTCCCAGACCGAAGCGGAAGAGCTTGAAGAAGTGGTCATGGGGCTGATTATCAACTCAGGACAGGCGCGCAGTCTGGCTTATGCAGCGCTCAAGCAGGCGAAGCAGGGTGATTTTGAGGCAGCGAAGGCGATGATGGATAAGTCGCGCCTGGCACTAAACGAAGCGCACCTGGTACAAACAAAACTGATTGAAGGCGATCAGGGCGAGGGTAAAATGAAGGTTAGCCTGGTGCTGGTTCATGCCCAGGATCACCTGATGACGTCAATGCTGGCCCGTGAACTGGTGACAGAGTTGATTGAGCTTCATGAGAAGCTGAGTAAGTAA